From a single Sporosarcina oncorhynchi genomic region:
- a CDS encoding CpsD/CapB family tyrosine-protein kinase has product MSKRKKIRLQMLGRKLIAFINPTSMISEQYRTVRTNIKFAMPDLDVKTILFTSASPGEGKSTTAANVGIVFAQEGKKVLLIDSDMRKPSMHYTFQTTNSPGLSNILSKQWSVADVIQKTFIEGLDIIPCGQIPSNPAELLGSSMLDSLINAMKVKYDVIIIDAPPVLTVADAQILANKCDGTILVVSTKKTKKESIIRAIEVLHSSKAKILGTVLNNYKIKSDGNYYHYYRSFELD; this is encoded by the coding sequence ATGTCTAAACGAAAAAAAATCCGTCTGCAAATGTTAGGAAGGAAACTTATAGCATTTATCAATCCTACTTCGATGATATCCGAGCAGTATCGAACTGTTCGGACGAATATAAAATTTGCAATGCCAGATTTAGATGTGAAAACGATCTTGTTTACATCTGCATCTCCGGGTGAGGGAAAGTCAACGACTGCTGCCAATGTTGGAATTGTTTTTGCTCAAGAGGGTAAAAAGGTTCTGCTAATTGATAGCGATATGAGAAAACCTTCAATGCACTATACGTTTCAAACAACGAACTCCCCAGGCTTATCAAATATTTTATCTAAGCAATGGTCAGTTGCTGATGTAATACAAAAGACGTTTATTGAAGGCCTCGATATTATACCTTGTGGTCAAATACCATCCAATCCAGCGGAGCTATTAGGATCTTCCATGTTGGATTCGTTAATTAATGCAATGAAAGTTAAATATGATGTCATTATAATTGATGCCCCCCCTGTATTGACAGTAGCAGATGCGCAAATTTTAGCAAATAAATGTGATGGAACCATTCTAGTTGTTAGTACGAAAAAAACAAAAAAAGAATCTATCATACGCGCAATTGAAGTTTTGCATTCCTCTAAAGCAAAAATCTTAGGAACTGTATTAAATAATTACAAAATAAAGAGCGATGGAAATTATTATCATTATTATCGTTCATTCGAATTAGACTAG
- a CDS encoding YveK family protein: MEETLNLSELFKFLKKRIPLMLGIIALCVSISGYVSYTYLTPIYEASTQILISKQKEERNTFDSQDIQLNLQLINTYNVVITSRAILSRVIEKLELNMTPSDLQSSMRVSNQQNSQVVNIYVQDPNLQQAVNIANTTVEVFQEDIKRLMAVDNVQILSPAIFEENTKPIKPDPIFNMAVAGIVGVMLGAGISFLLEYFDTTVKSEKEMNDLFDVNVLGIISVISDKEVKKNNKKVKPISRRSRGGGYV, from the coding sequence ATGGAAGAAACTCTAAATCTATCTGAATTATTTAAATTTCTAAAAAAACGTATTCCATTAATGTTAGGGATAATAGCACTGTGCGTATCAATATCTGGCTATGTTAGTTATACCTATTTAACACCAATCTATGAAGCTTCTACCCAAATTCTGATTTCAAAACAAAAAGAAGAGCGGAATACATTTGATTCACAAGATATTCAATTGAATCTTCAATTAATCAACACATATAACGTCGTTATCACCAGTCGTGCAATTCTCTCTAGAGTTATCGAGAAATTGGAACTTAATATGACTCCCTCAGATTTGCAGTCAAGTATGCGGGTATCAAATCAGCAAAATTCTCAAGTCGTCAATATATATGTTCAAGACCCAAATCTTCAACAAGCAGTTAATATTGCAAATACTACTGTAGAAGTATTTCAAGAAGACATAAAACGCTTGATGGCTGTTGATAATGTGCAAATTCTATCCCCTGCAATCTTTGAGGAAAATACTAAACCAATTAAACCTGATCCGATTTTCAATATGGCAGTTGCCGGCATAGTCGGTGTAATGCTAGGTGCAGGGATTTCATTTCTCTTAGAGTATTTTGACACTACTGTCAAATCCGAAAAAGAAATGAATGACCTTTTCGATGTAAATGTTCTTGGGATAATTAGTGTGATTTCAGACAAAGAAGTGAAAAAGAACAATAAAAAAGTCAAACCAATATCACGTCGTTCTAGGGGAGGAGGCTATGTCTAA